A single region of the Tachyglossus aculeatus isolate mTacAcu1 chromosome X1, mTacAcu1.pri, whole genome shotgun sequence genome encodes:
- the KCNIP1 gene encoding Kv channel-interacting protein 1 isoform X4: MGAVMGTFSSLQTKQRRPSKDKIEDELEMAMVCHRPEGLEQLEAQTNFTKRELQVLYRGFKNECPSGVVNEETFKQIYAQFFPHGDASMYAHYLFNAFDTAQMGSVKFEDFVTALSILLRGTVLEKLRWTFNLYDINKDGYINKEEMMDIVKAIYDMMGKYTYPVLKDDAPRQHVDVFFQKMDKNRDGVVTLDEFIESCQEDDNIMKSLQLFENVM; this comes from the exons ATAAAATTGAAGATGAGTTGGAGATGGCCATGGTGTGTCATCGGCCTGAAGGACTGGAGCAGCTGGAGGCACAGACCAACTTCACCAAGAGGGAACTGCAAGTTCTCTACAGAGGCTTTAAAAAT GAGTGTCCCAGTGGTGTTGTGAATGAAGAAACATTCAAACAGATCTATGCCCAATTTTTCCCACATGGAG ATGCAAGCATGTACGCCCATTATCTTTTCAATGCCTTCGACACAGCTCAGATGGGTTCAGTGAAATTTGAG GACTTTGTGACAGCTTTGTCAATTTTGTTGAGAGGAACAGTCCTAGAAAAGTTGCGGTGGACCTTTAACTTGTATGACATCAATAAGGATGGATACATAAACAAAGAG GAAATGATGGATATCGTCAAAGCCATTTATGACATGATGGGAAAGTACACTTACCCCGTGCTCAAAGATGATGCTCCAAGGCAGCACGTAGATGTGTTTTTCCAG AAAATGGATAAAAACAGAGATGGCGTCGTGACTTTAGATGAATTCATTGAATCCTGCCAGGAG GACGACAACATCATGAAATCCCTACAGCTGTTTGAAAATGTCATGTAA
- the KCNIP1 gene encoding Kv channel-interacting protein 1 isoform X2 yields the protein MGAVMGTFSSLQTKQRRPSKDKIEDELEMAMVCHRPEGLEQLEAQTNFTKRELQVLYRGFKNECPSGVVNEETFKQIYAQFFPHGDASMYAHYLFNAFDTAQMGSVKFEDFVTALSILLRGTVLEKLRWTFNLYDINKDGYINKEGQWTEMEGGVDDMFAISESSHHVLHLELRPNEMMDIVKAIYDMMGKYTYPVLKDDAPRQHVDVFFQKMDKNRDGVVTLDEFIESCQEDDNIMKSLQLFENVM from the exons ATAAAATTGAAGATGAGTTGGAGATGGCCATGGTGTGTCATCGGCCTGAAGGACTGGAGCAGCTGGAGGCACAGACCAACTTCACCAAGAGGGAACTGCAAGTTCTCTACAGAGGCTTTAAAAAT GAGTGTCCCAGTGGTGTTGTGAATGAAGAAACATTCAAACAGATCTATGCCCAATTTTTCCCACATGGAG ATGCAAGCATGTACGCCCATTATCTTTTCAATGCCTTCGACACAGCTCAGATGGGTTCAGTGAAATTTGAG GACTTTGTGACAGCTTTGTCAATTTTGTTGAGAGGAACAGTCCTAGAAAAGTTGCGGTGGACCTTTAACTTGTATGACATCAATAAGGATGGATACATAAACAAAGAG GGACAGTGGACAGAAATGGAAGGAGGTGTTGACGATATGTTTGCTATTTCTGAATCTTCTCATCATGTTCTGCACCTTGAGTTGAGACCAAAT GAAATGATGGATATCGTCAAAGCCATTTATGACATGATGGGAAAGTACACTTACCCCGTGCTCAAAGATGATGCTCCAAGGCAGCACGTAGATGTGTTTTTCCAG AAAATGGATAAAAACAGAGATGGCGTCGTGACTTTAGATGAATTCATTGAATCCTGCCAGGAG GACGACAACATCATGAAATCCCTACAGCTGTTTGAAAATGTCATGTAA